The genome window ATCGAGGAGATCATCGGTCTCGATGCCCATGATGCAGTTCTTGCCAGTGCCAAGGAGGGGATCGGTACCCATGAGATCCTCGAAGAGATCGTCAAGAAAATCCCTGCCCCCACTGGTAATCCGGACGCACCGCTCAAGGCGCTGCTCTTCGATTCCTGGTACGATCAGTACCAGGGGGTGATTATCCTGGTACGGATCTTTGACGGCACCCTGAAAAAGGGCGAAAAGATCCAGCTCATGTCGACCAACCGGGCTTATGAGGCGCTCAAGGTCGGTGTTTTTGCGCCGGTCATGCGAGAGGTTCCCCAGCTCTCGGCCGGGGAGGTCGGTTTCGTCATAGCAGGTATCAAGGACGTGGCCGATGCAAAGGTCGGCGATACGGTAACCCTGCTGCATCGTCAGTGTGCCGCACCGCTGGCCGGGTTCAAAGAGGTAAAGCCGATGGTCTTTTCCGGCCTTTACCCGATCGACACGTCCCAGTATGAGCAGCTCCGCGATGCCCTCTCCAAACTGAAGCTGAACGACTCGTCCTTTTCCTATGAGCCGGAAACGTCGGTAGCGCTCGGTTTCGGTTTCCGTTGCGGCTTCCTCGGGCTTCTGCACATGGAGATCATCCAGGAGCGCCTGGAACGGGAATTCGGCCTCGACCTCATCACCACGGCACCCACTGTCGTCTACAGGGTCCACCGCGTGACCGGAGAAGTGGTCACTATCGAAAGCGCCAACCAGCTCCCCGAGCAGCAGCACGTGGACTACCTCGAGGAGCCCTTCATCCTGGCCCATATCCATGTCCCCAACGAATTCGTCGGTGGTATCCTGGCCCTGTGCGAGGACAAGCGCGGCGTGCAGCGGGAGATCAAGTATCTTACCCCGTCCCGGGTCATGATCATCTACGAAATGCCGCTCAACGAGATCGTTCTTGATTTTTACGACCGGCTGAAATCGATTTCCAAGGGGTACGCTTCCCTGGATTACGAGCATCTCGATTATCGCCAGAGCGATCTGGTCCGGATGAACATCATGATCAACGGTGAAGTGGTGGATGCGCTGTCGCTCATCATTCACAAGGACAAGGCATACTTCCGCGGCCGTGACCTGGTGGCGAAGATGAAG of Geobacter sp. contains these proteins:
- the lepA gene encoding elongation factor 4, giving the protein MSINRIRNFSIIAHIDHGKSTLADRLLEYTGALSDREKQDQFLDKMDLERERGITIKAQTVRLTYHAEDGNDYILNLIDTPGHVDFTYEVSRSLAACEGGLLVVDASQGVEAQTLANVYLALDNNLEVFPVLNKIDLPAAEPERVINEIEEIIGLDAHDAVLASAKEGIGTHEILEEIVKKIPAPTGNPDAPLKALLFDSWYDQYQGVIILVRIFDGTLKKGEKIQLMSTNRAYEALKVGVFAPVMREVPQLSAGEVGFVIAGIKDVADAKVGDTVTLLHRQCAAPLAGFKEVKPMVFSGLYPIDTSQYEQLRDALSKLKLNDSSFSYEPETSVALGFGFRCGFLGLLHMEIIQERLEREFGLDLITTAPTVVYRVHRVTGEVVTIESANQLPEQQHVDYLEEPFILAHIHVPNEFVGGILALCEDKRGVQREIKYLTPSRVMIIYEMPLNEIVLDFYDRLKSISKGYASLDYEHLDYRQSDLVRMNIMINGEVVDALSLIIHKDKAYFRGRDLVAKMKELIPRQMFEVAIQAAIGNKVIARETVKALRKDVLAKCYGGDITRKRKLLEKQKEGKKRMKNVGNVELPQEAFLAILKVEDK